A genomic window from Planococcus rifietoensis includes:
- a CDS encoding DUF6509 family protein, translating to MEIINYEVEKLQDPTGILTGERYEYTMAIKVDEEDELYRPGGLDLRLILAIEDGNARIADYHFIDNDSEKPLDFALDEEEEQEVLAFCKERLAE from the coding sequence ATGGAAATCATTAATTATGAAGTTGAAAAATTGCAAGACCCGACTGGCATCCTGACAGGTGAGCGCTATGAGTACACAATGGCAATCAAAGTGGACGAGGAAGACGAACTGTACCGCCCGGGCGGACTTGACTTGCGCCTGATTCTGGCGATAGAAGATGGCAATGCACGCATTGCCGATTATCATTTTATCGACAATGACAGTGAGAAGCCGCTCGATTTTGCGTTGGACGAAGAGGAAGAGCAGGAAGTTTTGGCGTTTTGCAAAGAGCGTCTCGCTGAATAG
- a CDS encoding NAD(P)/FAD-dependent oxidoreductase, with protein MLYDCAIIGGGPAGLNAALVLGRSRKNAVLFDDDNGRNLVTREAHGFITRDGICPEELKRLGHEEIRKYGSVKMENERVVNIDRISETHYELTTASGQVFHSIKIIIAAGLKEELPNVPDIEKFYGTTLFSCPYCDGWEMRDQPLAVIADKKVFTLAKEVYTWSRDLAVFTNGEGRLEEEEKQKLLAKGIKVYEDTISGLEGENGKLQSVRLEDGTLIDRSAGFVTPLWSHATNFAKELGCKQNEHGGILTDDYGRTNVWNVYAAGDASLIVPSQLVIAAGEGSAAAIGVCGDLINEYFDEM; from the coding sequence ATGCTATACGATTGTGCCATTATCGGCGGAGGCCCTGCAGGTTTGAATGCTGCATTGGTGCTTGGCCGTTCGAGAAAGAATGCTGTGTTGTTTGATGATGATAATGGGCGCAATTTAGTGACCCGCGAAGCGCATGGGTTCATTACAAGAGACGGCATTTGTCCAGAAGAACTCAAGCGGCTCGGGCATGAGGAGATCCGCAAATACGGAAGCGTCAAAATGGAAAACGAGCGTGTCGTCAACATCGACCGTATTTCTGAAACCCACTACGAATTGACGACCGCCAGCGGACAGGTTTTTCATAGCATCAAAATCATCATCGCGGCGGGATTGAAAGAGGAGCTTCCGAATGTGCCGGATATCGAGAAATTTTACGGTACGACTCTGTTCAGTTGTCCTTATTGCGATGGTTGGGAAATGCGCGATCAGCCGCTCGCGGTCATTGCCGATAAAAAAGTATTTACGCTAGCGAAGGAAGTCTATACGTGGAGCCGGGATTTGGCGGTCTTTACGAACGGTGAAGGGCGTCTGGAAGAAGAGGAAAAGCAAAAGCTGCTCGCTAAGGGAATCAAAGTTTACGAAGATACGATTTCCGGCCTGGAAGGGGAAAACGGCAAGCTGCAAAGCGTCCGGCTGGAAGATGGCACATTGATCGACCGCAGTGCCGGGTTCGTCACGCCTTTATGGAGCCATGCGACCAATTTCGCTAAAGAACTCGGCTGCAAACAAAACGAGCACGGCGGGATCTTGACCGATGATTACGGGCGCACGAATGTGTGGAATGTTTATGCGGCAGGAGATGCTTCGCTGATCGTTCCGTCACAGCTCGTCATCGCCGCGGGTGAAGGCAGTGCCGCAGCCATCGGGGTATGCGGGGATTTGATAAACGAATATTTCGATGAAATGTAG
- a CDS encoding nucleotide excision repair endonuclease — protein sequence MINIQAPKADITITQRKQEIQGDEAVIKPLYGFIDLHEIPRDKGGIIQFFNHSGELLFVGKARKLRQRVKKHFEDNVSPLKNHRDEVHRIAVSIVEDPMEREIYETYLINTGKAKYNVDKAFYRD from the coding sequence ATGATTAATATTCAAGCACCGAAAGCTGACATTACCATCACTCAGCGCAAACAAGAAATTCAAGGCGATGAAGCAGTCATCAAACCGCTATATGGGTTTATCGATTTGCATGAAATTCCACGCGACAAAGGCGGCATCATTCAATTCTTCAACCACAGCGGCGAGCTGCTGTTTGTCGGCAAAGCCCGCAAACTGCGCCAGCGCGTGAAAAAGCATTTCGAAGACAATGTCTCGCCATTGAAAAACCATCGCGATGAAGTCCATCGCATTGCGGTTTCCATTGTGGAAGACCCGATGGAACGCGAAATTTATGAGACTTACCTGATCAATACAGGAAAAGCGAAATACAACGTCGATAAAGCATTTTATCGCGACTAA
- a CDS encoding anthranilate synthase component II, with the protein MILLIDHYDSFTYNIYQAVAALGEEVEVVRYGQLSLDEIRNKEAQAIILSPGPGHPRDVPESIELIRALHRDVPILGICLGQQLLGEAFGGRVTEAPVIRHGKVSELSHSGTDLFAGMQERVPVMRYHSLAIEKASMPDCFDVQAEALDDGTVMAIKLKGHPVYGLQFHPESIGTPEGTDMMARFVELARESRLHMQQADLD; encoded by the coding sequence ATGATTCTGTTAATCGATCATTACGATTCATTCACATATAATATCTATCAAGCAGTCGCAGCTCTCGGTGAAGAGGTGGAAGTTGTGCGTTACGGCCAATTGAGCCTCGACGAAATCCGCAACAAAGAAGCACAGGCGATCATCCTGTCCCCAGGCCCGGGCCATCCGAGAGATGTACCCGAATCGATCGAGTTGATCCGTGCGCTCCACCGCGATGTGCCGATCCTTGGCATCTGCCTCGGTCAACAATTGCTCGGAGAAGCATTCGGGGGACGCGTGACCGAGGCGCCGGTCATCCGCCACGGGAAAGTTTCCGAGCTGTCCCATAGCGGAACGGATTTGTTCGCAGGAATGCAAGAGCGCGTCCCAGTCATGCGCTATCATTCGCTGGCCATCGAAAAAGCATCGATGCCTGATTGCTTTGACGTGCAGGCGGAAGCGTTGGATGACGGCACCGTCATGGCAATCAAGCTTAAAGGGCATCCGGTCTACGGGCTGCAGTTCCATCCGGAATCGATCGGGACGCCGGAAGGCACCGATATGATGGCGAGGTTCGTGGAACTTGCGCGCGAAAGCCGGCTCCACATGCAGCAAGCCGATCTTGATTAA
- the hisC gene encoding histidinol-phosphate transaminase — MANLENIKARKTLDQIQPYSPGKPIWEVQEELGLERVIKLASNENPLGPSKKAVAAIEQGVLGLNRYPDADASDLKMAIAKEHGVEKNQVIPTNGADELITLISEAFLEQGDEIVVPDPSFSEYDFGAHIMGAKVVKVPFAQGFAFDVDAMIAAVTDKTKIIYICSPNNPTGTYMKKQDVQKLLDAVGDILVVFDAAYSHYADADDYTDGTEFIRQGYPLLTLKTFSKIYGIAGVRVGFGIAADSIITSILKVKEPFNVNTLAQLAATAAVTDHEHVTQSREANSRGREFLYEAFEELGLPYTKSMANFVLVKLGEEGEALYQDLMKKGVIVRYGKGWGLPEYVRVSVGTEEENEFFVEALRELIQK, encoded by the coding sequence ATGGCGAATTTGGAGAATATCAAAGCACGCAAAACCTTGGATCAAATCCAGCCTTACTCACCAGGCAAGCCGATTTGGGAAGTGCAGGAAGAATTGGGCTTGGAGCGCGTCATTAAGCTGGCGTCCAATGAAAATCCGCTTGGCCCGTCGAAAAAAGCAGTGGCAGCCATCGAACAGGGCGTTCTTGGCTTGAACCGCTACCCGGATGCGGATGCCAGTGATCTGAAAATGGCAATCGCCAAAGAACATGGTGTCGAAAAAAACCAAGTCATTCCGACAAACGGCGCGGACGAATTGATCACGCTTATTTCGGAAGCGTTCTTGGAGCAGGGCGATGAAATTGTCGTGCCGGACCCATCATTCAGCGAATACGATTTCGGTGCGCACATCATGGGCGCAAAAGTCGTGAAAGTGCCCTTCGCACAAGGCTTTGCATTTGATGTCGATGCCATGATCGCGGCAGTGACCGACAAGACAAAGATCATTTACATCTGCTCGCCTAACAACCCGACCGGCACTTATATGAAGAAACAGGATGTCCAAAAATTATTGGACGCTGTGGGAGATATATTGGTAGTGTTTGATGCTGCGTATAGCCATTACGCGGACGCGGACGATTATACGGACGGCACTGAATTCATCCGCCAAGGTTATCCGTTGCTGACCTTGAAAACTTTCTCGAAAATCTATGGCATTGCCGGAGTGCGCGTCGGTTTCGGCATCGCGGCGGATTCGATTATCACGTCGATCCTGAAAGTGAAAGAGCCGTTCAACGTCAATACGCTAGCACAGCTCGCTGCGACGGCGGCAGTGACAGACCATGAACACGTGACGCAATCCCGCGAGGCGAATAGCCGCGGGCGCGAGTTCCTTTATGAAGCATTCGAAGAACTGGGTCTTCCGTATACGAAAAGCATGGCGAACTTCGTATTGGTCAAATTGGGGGAAGAAGGAGAAGCACTTTATCAAGACCTGATGAAAAAAGGCGTTATCGTCCGCTATGGCAAAGGGTGGGGCCTTCCAGAATACGTGAGGGTTTCAGTCGGCACCGAGGAAGAAAACGAATTCTTTGTCGAGGCATTGCGTGAATTGATCCAAAAATAA
- a CDS encoding nuclear transport factor 2 family protein, translated as MMIEPIKLAERFTDYVNEQNVDGVLSVTDHNVELISPGKSAAGHEMLAEWVKGSGMQLETLNKFAKGNRVIFEQLAKKQGEPGESHIFHYFEMDDKKIHRIGRFDERDEAFGESGLSESDQVK; from the coding sequence ATGATGATTGAACCGATCAAGCTTGCGGAACGCTTTACCGATTACGTCAATGAACAGAATGTCGACGGGGTTCTTTCCGTCACGGACCATAATGTTGAATTGATCAGTCCCGGAAAATCAGCTGCCGGCCACGAAATGCTTGCCGAATGGGTGAAAGGGTCTGGCATGCAATTGGAGACGCTCAACAAATTCGCCAAAGGCAATCGGGTCATCTTCGAACAGCTCGCCAAAAAACAAGGCGAGCCGGGAGAATCCCACATCTTCCATTATTTTGAGATGGACGATAAGAAAATCCACCGCATTGGGCGCTTTGATGAACGGGATGAAGCTTTCGGGGAAAGCGGATTGAGCGAGAGTGATCAAGTAAAATAA
- a CDS encoding phosphate ABC transporter ATP-binding protein gives MSTQYKPAIHFQHVDYRIGDLEILNDITGSFPQGRITTLVGPSGAGKSTLLKLCNGLISPANGEIFVKDKAIGDYDPVELRRMVGMALQSAPMISGTVYENLNLPLELQGQQLAKEQAVELLEDVGLKGDLLDRKVKELSGGQRQKVSIARTLVNKPEILLMDEITSSLDRASKLEVEELISKINRKYKTTIIWITHNLQQALEIGDYTWVMMDGQVVETGESSLLEDPQNQRVNEFVKGVVS, from the coding sequence ATGAGCACCCAGTACAAACCTGCGATCCACTTTCAGCATGTGGATTATCGCATTGGAGACTTAGAAATATTGAACGATATTACCGGTTCATTTCCACAAGGCCGCATCACGACTTTGGTAGGGCCTTCTGGCGCCGGGAAGTCGACGCTGCTTAAATTATGCAATGGCCTTATCTCCCCGGCAAATGGAGAAATTTTCGTAAAGGATAAAGCAATCGGCGACTACGACCCGGTGGAATTGCGCCGGATGGTCGGGATGGCGTTGCAGAGCGCCCCGATGATCAGCGGCACTGTCTACGAGAACCTGAATTTGCCTTTGGAATTGCAAGGGCAGCAATTGGCGAAAGAACAGGCCGTTGAATTGCTCGAAGATGTCGGCTTAAAAGGCGATTTGCTGGACCGTAAAGTGAAAGAGCTGTCAGGCGGGCAGCGCCAGAAAGTTTCCATCGCGAGAACGCTTGTCAACAAGCCAGAGATTTTATTGATGGATGAAATTACTTCTTCGCTCGACCGCGCTTCAAAGCTTGAAGTCGAAGAGTTGATCAGCAAAATCAATCGAAAATACAAGACGACAATCATTTGGATTACCCATAATCTTCAACAAGCGCTCGAGATCGGTGATTACACATGGGTCATGATGGACGGCCAAGTGGTAGAGACCGGCGAGAGTTCGCTTCTTGAAGATCCACAGAACCAGCGCGTTAATGAATTTGTGAAAGGGGTGGTGTCATGA
- a CDS encoding carbohydrate ABC transporter permease has product MRISKSIYLFFLPGLVLYSLFFLYPTISALFYSFTDWDGLSTAFQFVGIDNYTRAFTGDSIFQKTIGNNLKFMLTVVVFQTLVALAFALIVIKNTKTNVFLRALYFFPTILSSVSVAFIWAFIYDPSMGILNQVLELIGLDFLAQNWLGNANIAIYSLAITQVWFHAGQMLIIFVAGLQAIPEELYEVAKIEGASKWQTFKSVTWPLLAPSATIVVAYTTIQSFKAFDLVFAMTGGGPNNSTEIIATYIYDVAFKSYQFGYASAISIIFMVIIALITYLQFKALRSDRVSY; this is encoded by the coding sequence ATGAGAATCTCCAAATCCATCTACCTGTTCTTTCTTCCGGGGCTTGTCTTATACAGCTTGTTCTTTCTATATCCAACCATCAGCGCCCTTTTCTATTCCTTTACCGACTGGGATGGTTTAAGCACTGCCTTCCAGTTTGTCGGCATCGACAATTACACCCGCGCATTTACGGGGGATTCCATTTTCCAGAAAACGATCGGCAATAACTTGAAGTTCATGCTGACGGTCGTCGTGTTCCAGACGCTGGTCGCGCTTGCTTTTGCGCTGATCGTCATCAAAAACACGAAAACGAATGTGTTCCTGCGGGCGCTTTACTTTTTCCCGACCATTCTTTCTTCGGTCTCGGTCGCGTTCATCTGGGCGTTCATTTACGACCCATCGATGGGCATCCTGAATCAAGTGCTCGAGCTCATCGGCCTTGATTTCCTTGCGCAAAACTGGCTCGGCAATGCCAATATCGCGATTTACTCGCTGGCTATCACCCAAGTGTGGTTCCATGCGGGACAGATGCTAATCATCTTTGTCGCGGGGCTTCAAGCCATTCCAGAAGAACTGTATGAAGTGGCAAAAATCGAAGGCGCCAGCAAGTGGCAGACGTTCAAAAGCGTCACTTGGCCGCTTCTTGCACCTTCCGCCACCATCGTCGTCGCCTATACGACCATCCAGTCGTTCAAAGCCTTTGATTTGGTGTTTGCCATGACCGGCGGCGGGCCGAACAACTCTACTGAAATCATCGCCACGTATATTTACGATGTCGCGTTCAAGAGCTATCAATTCGGCTACGCTTCTGCGATTTCCATCATTTTCAT
- the trpE gene encoding anthranilate synthase component I, with protein MRRDVQIKKVEGDSLTPIMVFHRLQGPYKCLLESSLKTSASGRYSFIAADPSKAFIGLKDQLEVIDYRSGERSTEQGRPLERIKELMPKDDRDIEGLPFTGGAIGYIGYDAIAAYEPVESARKDSLNMPDIHLQLYETIVVFDHVRHDVTVISFEGRADEIAEQLEQAAEKEPGDQPETLSFHSETTAERFREQVELAKQEIRKGEVFQLVLSQRLSADYRGDAFTLYRKLRKQNPSPYQFYIDFGDYAVVGASPESLLTIRGGEMVTNPIAGTRKRGKTEAEDTALENELLGDEKERAEHQMLVDLSRNDVGRVAKVGTVAIPKYMVIEKYQHVMHIVSEVTGELEGAMHPLDALVSCLPAGTVSGAPKVRALQLIQQFEEERRGVYGGAVGYLGFNGNLDVALAIRTFVVKDGAVHVQAGAGIVFDSEPQAEYEETLHKARSLTEVFG; from the coding sequence ATGAGAAGAGATGTACAGATCAAGAAAGTAGAAGGAGATAGCTTGACGCCGATCATGGTGTTCCATCGTTTGCAAGGGCCTTACAAATGCCTGCTCGAAAGCTCGCTGAAAACGAGCGCAAGCGGCCGGTATTCATTTATTGCGGCAGATCCGTCAAAAGCATTTATCGGATTGAAGGACCAGTTGGAAGTGATCGATTATCGGAGCGGCGAGCGTTCAACAGAACAAGGGCGCCCGCTCGAGCGGATCAAGGAATTGATGCCGAAAGACGATCGTGATATAGAAGGCTTGCCATTTACCGGTGGGGCGATCGGTTATATCGGCTATGACGCCATCGCTGCGTATGAGCCGGTCGAGAGCGCCCGTAAAGACAGCCTGAACATGCCGGACATCCATTTGCAGCTATATGAAACGATTGTCGTGTTCGACCATGTCCGCCATGATGTAACGGTCATTTCATTTGAAGGGCGCGCAGATGAAATTGCAGAGCAGCTTGAGCAGGCAGCGGAGAAAGAACCGGGCGACCAGCCGGAAACATTAAGTTTCCATTCTGAAACGACGGCTGAACGGTTCCGCGAACAAGTCGAACTGGCCAAACAGGAAATCCGTAAAGGAGAAGTGTTCCAGTTGGTATTGTCGCAGCGTTTGTCTGCGGATTACCGGGGCGATGCTTTCACCTTATATCGGAAACTGCGCAAGCAAAATCCGTCGCCTTACCAGTTTTATATCGATTTCGGTGACTATGCCGTCGTCGGCGCTTCGCCTGAGAGCCTATTGACGATCCGCGGCGGGGAGATGGTCACCAATCCCATCGCCGGCACGAGAAAGCGCGGCAAGACCGAAGCGGAGGATACAGCGCTTGAGAACGAATTGTTAGGGGATGAAAAAGAGCGGGCAGAGCATCAAATGCTCGTCGACCTCAGCCGCAATGACGTCGGCCGCGTCGCAAAAGTCGGCACGGTCGCGATCCCGAAATACATGGTCATCGAGAAGTACCAGCACGTCATGCACATTGTGTCGGAAGTGACCGGTGAATTAGAAGGTGCGATGCATCCACTAGATGCGCTCGTTTCCTGCCTGCCGGCTGGTACCGTATCGGGTGCGCCGAAAGTGCGTGCGCTGCAGCTCATCCAGCAGTTCGAAGAAGAGCGGCGCGGCGTCTATGGCGGCGCTGTCGGTTACCTCGGTTTCAATGGCAATCTCGATGTGGCGCTCGCCATCCGAACATTCGTGGTCAAAGACGGCGCTGTCCACGTCCAAGCGGGAGCGGGCATCGTCTTCGATTCCGAACCGCAAGCCGAATACGAGGAAACGCTCCATAAAGCGCGTTCGTTGACGGAGGTGTTCGGATGA
- a CDS encoding SurA N-terminal domain-containing protein — protein MIKKMTFVFAPFALALVLGACSDNEESTANEEAAAPETEQAEGTEENTEEAAGSEEAAPAESALELPEEDAVVAVVNGEEIQGKVYNSVARQFESTLASQGQDPSTEENLQLIEDEAMSVVIGNAVLLQDAKDKGHEADDAVVEERMEELKANFEDEEAMNEALAETGFTLEEMEEQLREQLVYESYMEEEIDSPEVTDEEVQAAYDQFVESSEEEAPAFEEMEPTIRQSLQEQKDQEATFARVEELREEAEVEVKL, from the coding sequence ATGATTAAAAAAATGACATTTGTTTTTGCCCCATTCGCCCTCGCCTTAGTGCTCGGCGCATGTTCTGATAATGAAGAATCCACCGCAAACGAAGAAGCCGCGGCTCCTGAGACCGAACAGGCAGAAGGAACTGAAGAAAACACTGAAGAGGCTGCAGGAAGCGAAGAAGCAGCACCTGCTGAATCGGCGCTCGAACTTCCTGAAGAAGACGCCGTCGTAGCAGTTGTCAACGGCGAAGAAATTCAAGGCAAAGTGTACAATAGTGTCGCCCGCCAGTTCGAATCGACATTGGCATCACAAGGACAGGATCCTTCAACTGAAGAGAACCTTCAATTGATTGAAGACGAAGCGATGTCCGTCGTCATCGGCAACGCCGTGCTATTGCAAGATGCCAAGGATAAAGGCCACGAAGCCGATGATGCAGTCGTCGAAGAGCGCATGGAAGAATTGAAAGCCAACTTCGAGGACGAAGAAGCCATGAACGAAGCATTGGCTGAAACAGGCTTCACTCTTGAAGAAATGGAAGAGCAATTGCGCGAGCAGCTTGTTTATGAGAGCTATATGGAAGAAGAAATCGACTCACCTGAAGTGACGGACGAAGAAGTCCAGGCCGCGTATGACCAATTCGTTGAAAGCTCAGAAGAAGAAGCACCCGCTTTTGAAGAAATGGAACCAACCATCCGCCAATCATTACAAGAGCAAAAAGACCAGGAAGCTACTTTCGCGCGCGTAGAGGAATTGCGTGAAGAAGCTGAAGTCGAAGTAAAACTTTAA
- a CDS encoding dimethylarginine dimethylaminohydrolase family protein, whose product MSTHAKPVPAADCRSEYDTLRHVLLCPPRFMEIRDVINDVQKRYKEENIDVTEALRQHNAFVEALVAEGVDTAFLEASEEYPEQVFTRDIGFTIGDTVFISEMAANVRQGEEQVLQTWLAEKGVRFKHLPGHRIEGGDVMVDHDTVFIGISSRTSEQAIEELQRHMPNFRVIPIQLNEKYLHLDCVFNILSPTEALIFPEALEQTSIDMLSERYTLIPVESDEQFKLGTNVLSIGDRRVFSQPQNTKVNKQLREHGFRVIETDFSEIIKSGGAFRCCTMPVARG is encoded by the coding sequence ATGTCTACACACGCCAAGCCAGTCCCAGCGGCCGATTGCCGCAGCGAATACGATACCCTGCGCCATGTGCTCCTATGCCCACCACGCTTCATGGAAATTCGAGACGTCATCAACGATGTACAAAAACGTTATAAAGAGGAAAACATTGACGTTACGGAAGCTTTACGTCAGCACAACGCCTTTGTGGAGGCACTGGTTGCAGAAGGCGTTGACACCGCTTTTCTGGAGGCGTCTGAAGAATATCCGGAGCAAGTGTTTACACGCGACATCGGCTTCACGATCGGCGATACCGTATTCATCAGTGAGATGGCTGCAAATGTCCGCCAAGGAGAAGAACAGGTGCTGCAAACCTGGCTCGCTGAAAAAGGCGTCCGCTTCAAGCATTTGCCGGGACACCGCATCGAAGGCGGAGATGTCATGGTGGATCACGATACGGTATTCATCGGCATCAGCAGCCGAACTTCTGAACAAGCGATCGAAGAATTGCAGCGGCATATGCCAAATTTCCGCGTGATTCCTATCCAATTGAACGAAAAATATTTGCATCTTGATTGCGTCTTCAATATTTTATCGCCGACCGAAGCGCTGATTTTCCCGGAAGCGTTGGAACAAACGTCAATTGACATGCTGAGTGAGCGCTATACGCTGATTCCTGTCGAATCCGATGAGCAATTCAAGCTCGGCACGAATGTACTGTCGATTGGCGACCGTCGCGTCTTCAGCCAGCCGCAAAACACCAAAGTCAATAAACAGCTGCGCGAACACGGCTTCCGCGTCATCGAAACCGATTTTTCGGAAATCATCAAATCCGGCGGCGCTTTCCGCTGCTGCACGATGCCTGTTGCTAGAGGCTAA
- a CDS encoding SDR family oxidoreductase — MNVLVLGANGQVGRNIIEELTEKGHDAVAMIRKEEQRGEMEKRGAKKIVLGDLEKDFSHAFDDVDAVIFAAGSGPKTGADKTLTIDLWGSVKAADYAKQKGVKRFVQLGSVGSDDPDAGGEEMKPYLVAKRTADDLLEQSGLDYTIVRPGPLSDDEKTGHIEAATHFESFDNRSIPRADVARTLAEVVDRKNTYGKVFEILQGEAEISQELDRL, encoded by the coding sequence ATGAACGTATTAGTTTTAGGAGCAAATGGCCAAGTGGGCCGCAATATTATAGAAGAATTAACCGAAAAAGGCCATGACGCGGTCGCGATGATCCGCAAAGAAGAGCAGCGCGGGGAAATGGAAAAACGCGGTGCGAAGAAAATCGTCCTTGGCGATTTGGAAAAAGACTTCAGCCATGCATTCGACGATGTCGACGCGGTCATTTTCGCAGCAGGCTCAGGCCCGAAAACAGGCGCTGACAAAACTCTGACCATCGATCTATGGGGCTCTGTCAAAGCAGCGGATTACGCGAAGCAAAAAGGCGTCAAACGTTTCGTACAGCTCGGGTCGGTCGGATCTGATGACCCGGATGCCGGCGGCGAGGAAATGAAACCTTACCTCGTAGCTAAGCGTACAGCCGATGACCTTCTTGAACAAAGCGGTCTCGACTATACGATTGTCCGTCCCGGCCCATTATCGGATGATGAAAAAACTGGCCATATCGAAGCAGCCACACACTTTGAGTCTTTCGACAACCGTTCGATCCCACGCGCAGATGTAGCACGCACACTTGCTGAGGTGGTCGACCGTAAAAACACTTACGGAAAAGTCTTTGAGATCCTCCAAGGCGAAGCTGAAATCTCCCAGGAACTCGACCGTCTGTAA
- a CDS encoding ABC transporter substrate-binding protein: MKNRLWLATGTVGLGLILGACAGESGGEDSSSESGDATQISFMHWRGEDKAVLDEIIADFEEANPDIRVEQNIYPSDQYQATAQRMLQEGSTGDVFTSFPGAQFESIQSAGFFEDLSGEEFVSNFDESLIAVGQKDDTQYALPYQLVFNMPVYNKGMFDELGLEVPKSWTEFQEMADTLLENDITPIAFPGADIGPNQFMNSMMMNNAPDEDIFEKLQNGDESLTNEWWVKTLEDFKLLADKGYIQDDALGTNQDSAMAMVANEEAAMLATGSYHMNSLLDLNPDLELDLLAPITVEESEATYEGINTATFMLAVNSNSDKKDQAKAFIDYLSQPEVASKYANETGQHLTVNDVEYESEALQNTSYWIDERNTRFQPRFLITNAQIEDAVLSSIENVLGGEDPMAAAEAAQQIVEENRE, translated from the coding sequence ATGAAAAACAGACTTTGGCTGGCAACAGGAACAGTAGGACTTGGGCTTATACTCGGCGCTTGTGCAGGCGAAAGCGGAGGCGAGGACTCTTCTTCTGAGAGCGGCGACGCGACACAAATCAGCTTTATGCACTGGCGCGGAGAAGACAAAGCCGTGCTTGATGAAATCATTGCCGATTTCGAAGAAGCGAACCCTGATATTCGCGTAGAGCAGAACATCTATCCGTCCGACCAATACCAGGCGACGGCACAGCGCATGCTGCAGGAAGGTTCGACAGGAGACGTTTTCACTTCTTTCCCGGGCGCGCAATTTGAATCGATCCAAAGCGCCGGCTTTTTTGAAGACTTGAGCGGAGAAGAATTCGTCTCGAATTTTGACGAAAGCCTGATCGCTGTGGGTCAAAAAGACGACACGCAGTATGCGTTGCCTTATCAATTGGTATTCAATATGCCCGTCTATAACAAAGGCATGTTTGACGAACTTGGCCTAGAAGTGCCGAAAAGCTGGACGGAATTCCAGGAGATGGCTGATACCTTGCTCGAAAACGACATCACGCCAATCGCGTTCCCAGGCGCTGATATCGGGCCGAACCAATTCATGAACAGCATGATGATGAACAATGCGCCCGACGAAGATATTTTCGAAAAACTTCAGAACGGCGACGAATCCTTGACGAATGAATGGTGGGTCAAGACGCTGGAAGACTTTAAACTTCTCGCGGATAAAGGCTATATCCAGGACGATGCCCTCGGCACCAATCAAGATTCCGCCATGGCGATGGTAGCAAACGAGGAAGCGGCCATGCTTGCGACTGGTTCCTACCACATGAATTCCTTGCTCGACTTGAACCCGGACCTTGAGCTCGACTTGCTCGCGCCGATTACAGTGGAAGAAAGCGAAGCCACTTATGAAGGCATCAACACTGCCACTTTCATGCTGGCCGTCAACAGCAATTCTGATAAGAAAGACCAGGCGAAAGCGTTCATCGACTATTTGAGCCAGCCGGAAGTGGCTTCCAAATACGCCAATGAAACCGGACAGCATTTGACTGTCAACGACGTCGAATACGAGTCCGAAGCCCTGCAGAACACTTCGTATTGGATCGACGAGCGCAATACGCGCTTCCAGCCGCGCTTTTTGATCACCAACGCCCAAATTGAAGACGCGGTCCTCAGCTCAATTGAAAACGTGCTTGGGGGCGAAGATCCAATGGCGGCGGCTGAAGCAGCCCAGCAAATCGTAGAAGAAAACAGGGAATAA